A portion of the Candidatus Cloacimonas sp. genome contains these proteins:
- a CDS encoding T9SS type A sorting domain-containing protein, which yields MKKSAFLIFIVLLINCLNAQFSNSASSPTLLAGGAGEQVIPKIAIGSDGNMYLGRFDSVNGSYDVWLQYLDASGNLLWQNPEGILISNFLQMTWLTEWDLDIDPSGNCWLTFQDIRTSGVNNVMLYKVDSGGNILLSNTGIALSYDTSTDYINMSPVLLCHSSGDVYVAWQRSGQTTEIHLQKISPTGELLWGTNGITFAGDAVSFTWPQLLDAGDGNLLLKYYLDSGPFWAPNRQVFVTKLSPEGTAIWNNPVNSAAGLPAWEQNIPFISDGSGGAVLAWYDDRYNDMINEVYMARVNSNGLATTPENGTLISTDTFNQQYYPKLAVDTENNNVFAWFRTTDPDQNNVGLARQLMDFSGNRLWGDTGVQIIAQGNTYPDPVAAYFYQDTAYCIYSAAASPGDSNNEILKVNAIKSDQSSPWLVDVYLDSVANPKLHYDSAVSHQGWSVLAYEQGNDYDLYAMRLNPDGTLGGAYYPAPQSLEGYVDDQGTVHLSWQEPPFTPNQYLVYVNEELYITLPAETLVCTIPDFVAGTYNFYVCALYSPDQLSLPSNIVTLTILPVAIEEGNYIPVVTYLEVKPNPIRNSFTISYFQDKSPAKLAIYNIRGQKVYEQTFSGGEHEVISRNLNLNLPSGVYLLKLNSLRQNYRQKITVIK from the coding sequence ATGAAAAAATCCGCTTTTCTTATCTTTATTGTGTTGCTTATTAACTGCTTAAACGCGCAATTCAGCAATTCCGCATCTTCCCCAACTCTTTTAGCTGGAGGGGCTGGTGAACAAGTTATCCCCAAAATAGCTATCGGGAGCGATGGAAATATGTATTTAGGGCGTTTTGACAGTGTAAACGGCAGTTATGATGTCTGGTTGCAATATCTGGATGCTTCGGGTAATCTTCTCTGGCAAAATCCCGAGGGAATTTTGATAAGTAACTTTCTGCAAATGACCTGGTTAACAGAATGGGATTTGGATATAGACCCTTCAGGAAATTGCTGGCTTACTTTTCAGGATATCCGCACATCCGGAGTGAATAATGTTATGCTTTATAAAGTGGATTCTGGAGGCAATATTTTGCTTTCCAACACTGGCATAGCTCTTTCTTACGATACCAGCACTGACTATATTAATATGAGCCCTGTTCTATTGTGTCATTCCAGTGGTGATGTTTATGTTGCCTGGCAAAGATCAGGTCAAACAACCGAAATCCACCTCCAAAAAATATCCCCTACCGGAGAGCTTTTATGGGGAACAAATGGCATCACTTTTGCCGGAGATGCTGTTAGTTTTACCTGGCCCCAATTACTGGACGCAGGAGATGGCAATTTGTTGCTGAAATACTATTTAGACAGCGGACCTTTTTGGGCTCCCAACCGTCAGGTTTTCGTTACAAAACTTTCCCCGGAAGGAACTGCTATATGGAATAACCCTGTAAATTCTGCCGCGGGTTTACCTGCCTGGGAACAGAATATTCCTTTTATTTCTGATGGCAGCGGTGGAGCTGTTCTTGCCTGGTATGATGATCGCTATAATGATATGATTAACGAGGTCTATATGGCAAGGGTAAATTCCAACGGCTTAGCTACCACCCCTGAAAACGGAACTCTTATTTCCACAGATACTTTCAATCAGCAATATTATCCAAAACTGGCTGTGGATACAGAAAATAATAATGTTTTTGCCTGGTTTCGGACTACCGATCCGGACCAGAATAATGTTGGACTTGCCAGACAACTTATGGATTTTTCCGGAAACCGACTTTGGGGAGATACAGGAGTGCAAATAATTGCTCAGGGAAATACTTATCCCGATCCTGTAGCTGCCTATTTTTATCAAGATACTGCTTATTGTATTTATTCTGCAGCTGCCAGCCCTGGAGACAGCAACAATGAAATCTTGAAAGTTAATGCCATAAAAAGCGATCAAAGCAGTCCCTGGCTGGTTGATGTGTATCTGGATTCAGTTGCCAATCCTAAATTGCATTATGATTCAGCTGTTTCTCATCAGGGTTGGAGCGTGCTTGCTTATGAACAGGGTAATGATTATGACCTTTATGCTATGCGTTTAAATCCTGATGGAACTTTGGGAGGGGCATATTATCCTGCTCCTCAATCCTTGGAAGGATATGTGGATGATCAAGGAACCGTTCATTTAAGTTGGCAGGAACCACCCTTTACGCCAAATCAATATTTAGTTTATGTGAATGAAGAACTCTATATTACTTTACCGGCAGAAACCCTTGTTTGCACTATTCCTGATTTTGTAGCAGGAACTTATAATTTTTATGTGTGTGCACTTTATTCTCCGGATCAGCTATCGCTTCCTTCCAATATCGTTACATTAACTATTCTGCCTGTTGCTATAGAAGAAGGTAATTACATTCCTGTTGTTACCTATCTGGAAGTGAAACCCAATCCCATTCGCAATAGCTTTACTATCAGTTATTTTCAGGATAAATCTCCTGCCAAACTTGCTATCTATAACATCCGGGGACAAAAGGTTTATGAACAAACTTTTAGCGGTGGTGAACACGAAGTTATTTCCAGGAACTTAAACCTGAATTTACCCAGTGGTGTTTACCTGTTAAAACTGAATTCGCTGAGGCAAAACTACCGGCAAAAAATAACCGTGATCAAGTAA
- a CDS encoding glycogen/starch/alpha-glucan phosphorylase → MKEDYIQKNDYHSIFFTDKAEECDSELKSLFLNHLEYSLIKDTTTVKKWDIYYALALSLRDLLIERWLRTQYEYRKQDVKKVYYLSLEFLLGRMLTNSLINLDVYNEVYDMLKEMGISLEDIIELEPDMGLGNGGLGRLAACFMDSLATQAYPAYGYGIRYDFGIFKQQIVQGYQVEEPDNWRKNGCPWEINRPELTYRVRFRGKVISETLPGGGIEHHWMDTEDVMAVAWDIPVPGYQVDNVNNLRLWQATSTDEFDLEYFNNGDYVKAVEKKTISENISKVLYPNDNVHLGRMLRLQQEYFFVSATLQDIFAHWKRYHKGYQDFPAKIAIQLNDTHPALAIPEMLRILIDEERMSFENAWKITRSCFSYTNHTILPEALEKWGLSLFEELLPRHLMLIYQINNVVMEEAMRLYPGDIAKMRNLSIIEETNGKAIRMAQLAIHSSHTVNGVAKLHTKILRERIFPDLAELYPEKFQNKTNGITPRLWLHTCNPQLASLISEYIGTGWITNLEEIKQIEQYISDPDFRTSFAEMKDINKSHLSRYIYRETGIRVQVNSLFDAQIKRLHEYKRQLLNVMGTIARYFRIKDNPQGNFVPRAVIFAGKAAPGYFLAKRLIKLINNLGEVVNKDPDIKDRLKVVFLPNYCVSLAERIIPATELSIQISTAGYEASGTGNMKFALNGALTLGTLDGANIEMAEEIGAENMFIFGLDAEQVKELNQSGYNPRSFYESDPELKRVVDSLIDGSFDDGEKDLFLPIWKALMEDGDIYLNMADFRAFTDASSKVDELYLNRDEWITKAILNVARIGKFSSDRAIKEYANDIWGIQPLPLELSNGNNSRNL, encoded by the coding sequence GTGAAAGAAGATTATATACAAAAGAATGACTATCACTCCATTTTCTTCACCGATAAGGCAGAAGAATGTGACAGTGAATTGAAGTCCCTGTTTCTGAATCATTTGGAATATTCTTTGATAAAGGATACGACCACTGTTAAGAAATGGGATATCTATTATGCCTTGGCTCTCAGTTTAAGAGACCTGCTAATAGAAAGATGGTTACGCACCCAATATGAATATCGCAAGCAGGATGTGAAAAAGGTCTATTATCTTTCTCTGGAATTTTTGCTTGGCAGAATGCTTACCAACAGCTTAATCAACCTGGATGTGTATAATGAAGTTTACGATATGCTGAAAGAGATGGGCATTTCCTTAGAGGATATTATTGAGCTGGAACCGGATATGGGTTTGGGGAATGGTGGTTTGGGTCGTTTAGCTGCCTGTTTTATGGATTCTTTAGCTACCCAGGCATATCCTGCTTACGGCTATGGCATCCGTTATGATTTCGGCATTTTTAAACAGCAGATTGTTCAGGGCTATCAAGTGGAGGAACCTGATAATTGGCGAAAAAATGGTTGTCCTTGGGAAATCAATCGACCGGAATTAACTTACCGGGTGCGTTTTAGGGGTAAAGTAATCAGTGAAACCCTTCCTGGTGGCGGAATTGAACACCATTGGATGGATACGGAAGATGTTATGGCTGTTGCCTGGGATATTCCTGTTCCTGGTTATCAAGTGGATAATGTGAATAATTTACGCTTGTGGCAAGCAACCAGTACTGATGAATTTGACCTGGAATATTTCAATAATGGCGATTATGTAAAGGCAGTGGAGAAGAAGACCATTTCTGAAAACATCAGCAAAGTTCTCTATCCGAATGATAATGTCCATTTGGGCAGGATGTTACGCTTACAGCAGGAATATTTCTTTGTTTCTGCTACTTTGCAGGATATTTTTGCCCATTGGAAAAGGTATCATAAAGGGTATCAGGATTTTCCTGCTAAAATAGCCATTCAATTGAATGATACTCATCCGGCTCTTGCCATTCCGGAAATGTTACGCATTTTGATTGATGAAGAACGAATGAGTTTTGAAAATGCCTGGAAAATTACCAGAAGCTGTTTTTCCTATACCAATCATACTATTTTGCCTGAAGCACTGGAGAAATGGGGTCTTTCGCTATTTGAAGAACTTCTGCCGCGTCACCTGATGCTTATTTATCAAATAAACAATGTTGTTATGGAAGAAGCGATGCGTCTGTATCCTGGCGATATAGCTAAAATGCGTAATCTTTCTATAATTGAAGAAACGAACGGCAAAGCAATCAGGATGGCTCAACTGGCAATTCATAGTTCGCATACCGTTAATGGCGTTGCCAAGTTACACACCAAAATCCTCCGGGAAAGGATTTTCCCCGATTTGGCAGAATTATATCCGGAAAAGTTTCAAAACAAGACCAATGGCATCACTCCCCGGCTTTGGTTGCATACTTGTAATCCGCAATTGGCAAGTTTAATTTCTGAATATATCGGCACCGGTTGGATCACGAATCTGGAAGAAATAAAGCAAATTGAGCAATATATATCCGACCCTGATTTTCGCACTTCTTTTGCCGAAATGAAAGACATAAATAAAAGCCATTTAAGCAGATATATCTATCGGGAAACGGGAATCCGCGTGCAGGTAAATTCTCTTTTTGATGCTCAAATAAAACGCCTGCATGAATATAAACGCCAATTATTGAATGTAATGGGCACAATTGCCCGTTATTTTCGGATTAAAGATAATCCGCAAGGTAATTTTGTTCCCCGAGCAGTTATTTTTGCCGGAAAAGCAGCTCCGGGCTATTTTTTAGCAAAGCGTTTAATTAAGCTAATCAATAACCTTGGTGAAGTGGTTAATAAAGACCCGGATATCAAAGACCGGCTGAAAGTGGTTTTTTTGCCTAATTATTGTGTTTCCTTAGCCGAAAGAATTATTCCCGCTACCGAGCTATCCATTCAAATTTCTACCGCGGGTTATGAAGCCAGCGGAACGGGAAATATGAAGTTTGCTTTAAATGGAGCTTTAACTTTGGGAACTTTGGATGGTGCCAATATTGAAATGGCAGAAGAAATCGGAGCCGAAAATATGTTCATTTTTGGCTTGGATGCAGAGCAGGTTAAAGAGCTTAACCAAAGCGGTTATAATCCTCGCAGTTTTTACGAAAGCGATCCCGAATTGAAAAGGGTTGTGGATTCTTTAATAGACGGCAGTTTTGATGACGGCGAAAAAGACCTCTTTTTACCCATCTGGAAAGCACTGATGGAAGATGGAGACATCTATTTGAATATGGCTGATTTCCGTGCCTTCACCGATGCTTCCAGTAAAGTGGATGAACTCTATTTGAACCGTGATGAATGGATTACCAAGGCAATTCTGAATGTAGCACGCATTGGCAAATTTTCCAGTGACAGAGCAATTAAGGAATATGCCAATGATATTTGGGGAATTCAACCTCTGCCTTTGGAATTGAGCAACGGGAATAACTCCCGAAATTTATGA
- a CDS encoding lamin tail domain-containing protein: protein MNRIRIFILCAFGELFCLALNAAIVINEVCYDPVGSDEGFEWIELYNNGSTSIQLEGAKILSGGSSYTVQYTLPFFELRPQRYLLIGGESIITAQLYYNFSFQNGGSETDGIQYVSSDGTYTDTVLYDSPNIYQLWDDHNCPGLNFALDVPAGYSLARIYDGCDTDNCETDFIAEAKPTPGLANRLHCDYALGIYEVERENNYAQLNLWLKNLSSFSPLLTAELTITQNSELLVQQAIAPLAAADSLCVNLAFYCNPEPFTVNLFLLDDPDSTNNVLTIPYDNATQASLYLNEFLAYPESGNQEWIEIYSEQGAPGTYYIADSSAAKIRFVLPAVSGYFVICQNPDALLLRYPECPASSIILAESWTYLNNDGDCLVLKNETGALDSLNYTGEEIIKGVSRERVLVDSTSIWQNCYSEKGGTPGFPNSTLPQTELPAPGKVTLTGSPCDAKKGEKISLTYNFSAPENRITCNVYDLRGSKICSIADYALVNASGILYWNGCKQNGTFAPRGLYIILWEAQNASGGKITRQQLTAVLKG from the coding sequence ATGAACCGAATCAGGATATTTATCCTTTGTGCTTTCGGGGAACTGTTTTGTCTTGCTTTGAACGCAGCAATTGTTATTAACGAGGTCTGTTACGATCCTGTTGGCAGTGATGAGGGTTTTGAATGGATAGAACTTTATAATAACGGCAGCACAAGTATCCAGCTGGAAGGAGCTAAAATTCTTTCCGGGGGCAGTTCTTATACCGTTCAATATACCCTTCCCTTTTTTGAATTGCGCCCTCAACGCTATTTACTAATTGGAGGAGAATCAATAATTACTGCTCAGCTGTATTATAATTTCAGCTTTCAGAACGGGGGTAGCGAAACAGATGGCATTCAATATGTTAGTTCCGATGGAACTTATACCGATACTGTGCTTTATGATTCTCCTAACATTTATCAGCTATGGGATGACCACAATTGCCCCGGTTTAAATTTTGCGCTTGATGTTCCAGCTGGTTATTCTTTGGCAAGAATATATGACGGCTGTGATACGGATAATTGTGAAACGGATTTTATTGCGGAAGCAAAGCCAACTCCCGGATTGGCAAATCGTTTGCACTGTGATTATGCTTTGGGGATTTATGAAGTAGAGCGGGAAAATAACTATGCCCAACTTAACCTTTGGCTGAAAAACTTAAGCTCTTTCTCTCCTCTTTTAACTGCTGAACTTACAATTACTCAAAATAGCGAATTACTGGTTCAGCAAGCAATCGCTCCTCTTGCTGCTGCTGATTCTCTTTGTGTGAATCTGGCTTTTTACTGTAATCCTGAACCCTTCACAGTGAATTTATTTCTTTTAGACGACCCCGATTCCACAAATAATGTATTAACGATTCCCTATGACAATGCAACGCAAGCTTCCCTATATCTCAATGAGTTTCTGGCTTATCCGGAATCCGGCAATCAGGAATGGATTGAAATTTACAGTGAGCAAGGTGCACCCGGAACATATTATATTGCAGATAGTTCTGCTGCCAAAATCCGTTTTGTCCTTCCTGCAGTAAGTGGCTATTTTGTAATTTGCCAAAATCCTGATGCTTTACTTTTGCGTTATCCGGAATGTCCTGCAAGCTCTATAATTTTAGCCGAGAGTTGGACTTATTTAAACAATGACGGAGATTGCTTAGTTTTGAAAAATGAAACAGGAGCTTTGGATTCGTTAAATTATACCGGAGAGGAAATAATTAAGGGTGTTTCCAGAGAAAGGGTTTTAGTTGATTCTACCTCTATCTGGCAAAATTGCTATAGTGAAAAAGGGGGAACACCAGGATTTCCTAACAGCACCTTGCCACAAACGGAATTACCCGCACCGGGAAAAGTAACCCTGACCGGAAGCCCCTGTGATGCTAAAAAAGGCGAAAAAATATCTCTTACTTACAATTTTTCTGCACCTGAAAATAGAATAACCTGCAATGTTTATGATTTACGCGGCAGTAAGATTTGCAGTATTGCCGATTATGCCTTGGTAAATGCCTCCGGAATTCTTTACTGGAACGGCTGTAAACAGAATGGAACTTTCGCTCCCCGGGGGCTTTATATCATTTTATGGGAAGCCCAAAATGCCAGCGGAGGTAAAATAACCCGTCAGCAGCTCACAGCAGTGTTAAAAGGTTAA